Proteins encoded in a region of the Suncus etruscus isolate mSunEtr1 chromosome 1, mSunEtr1.pri.cur, whole genome shotgun sequence genome:
- the FBXO22 gene encoding F-box only protein 22 — MADSETFISQEECRGHKRAKKSTTMEKAFALEKLFPKQCQVLGIVTPGIVVTPMGSGSNRPQEIEIGESGFALLFPQIEGVKIRPFHFIKDPRKLILERHQFAEVGLLDNPELRAVLVFGYNCCTVGASSYLQRVISTFSEMNVVLFGGQVDNLVSLTSERRPLDIDATGVVGLSFSGHQIQSATVLLNEDVNSQKTVEAAMQRLKAANIPEQNTIGFMIACVGRGSQYYRDKSNVEADAFRKFFPNVPLLGFFGNGEIGCDRIVTGNFTLKKSEVKDKDLFHSYTTIMALIHLGVSK, encoded by the exons ATGGCAGACTCAGAGACCTTCATTAGTCAGGAAGAATGTCGAGGCCACAAAAGAG CAAAGAAAAGTACAACTATGGAAAAGGCATTTGCCCTTGAAAAACTTTTCCCGAAACAATGCCAAGTCCTCGGAATTGTGACCCCAGGAATTGTAG TGACTCCAATGGGATCAGGTAGCAATCGACCTCAGGAAATAGAAATTGGAGAATCTGGATTTGCTCTATTATTTCCTCAAATTGAAGGAGTGAAAATACGGCCCTTTCATTTTATTAAGGATCCAAGGAAATTAATATTAGAAAGGCATCAATTCGCAGAAGTAG GTCTTCTGGACAACCCTGAGCTGCGCGCGGTCCTTGTATTTGGTTACAACTGCTGCACGGTGGGAGCGAGCAGTTACTTGCAACGAGTGATCAGCACCTTCAGTGAAATGAACGTGGTCTTGTTTGGAGGCCAGGTGGATAACTTGGTGTCTCTGACCTCTGAACG GAGACCTCTGGATATTGATGCCACTGGTGTGGTTGGACTGTCATTTAGTGGACACCAAATCCAAAGCGCCACCGTGCTGCTCAACGAGGATGTCAACAGCCAGAAGACGGTGGAGGCAGCCATGCAGCGGCTCAAAGCAGCCAACATTCCAGAGCAGAACACCATCGGCTTCATGATCGCATGCGTGGGCCGGGGCTCTCAGTATTACAGGGACAAGAGCAACGTGGAGGCTGACGCCTTTAGGAAGTTTTTTCCGAATGTGCCACTGTTAGGCTTCTTTGGAAATGGAGAAATTGGATGTGATCGCATAGTCACTGGGAACTTTACATTGAAGAAAAGCGAAGTGAAGGATAAGGACCTGTTTCATAGCTATACCACAATAATGGCTCTCATTCATCTAGGGGTATCCAAATGA